The sequence TTTTGCAGGCAAAAGCCTGCAACAGTTAAATACCCTATATTCCCGGCTGTAAACCTATTTTGTGAGAGTACTTGAAACAACCAGGAAACGGTCCGATTGCCGCTTCCCGGCTGCCTATTCATTTTTCCTGCACAGGATTTCCGATCTTGCCGGCGAAGAGGACAAGCCCCGAATCCCGGTCGCGGATTTCGATGAGGAACGGCCGATCCGCCTTCAGTGTGAACGGTTCAGCGAGCGGCGCCGATGTTACGTCAACGGACGTGGACGTCACCGCGGCCGCCTCCGTGCCGGCTTCATCCACCGACAGATAGGTCTTCTGCAGGACACTGCTGACATACAGCTTATCCTTCTCCTCTTCCACAAGACGGCCGAGTTCGGCATCCGATCCGAACGCCCGCTGCATGCCGATTGTCGACAGGACTTCGTTCAGTTCAACTTCGTACGACAGGCTGAACTTCGGCAGCAGGACAGTGCCGGGCCGTGTCTTTGCATCCTGCCAGCCGTTCCGCTGTTCAGCTGTCAGGAATGCCGGAAAGTCTTCGGCTGCCGTCCCTTCTTTTGGCACGTAGACGTCCATCCGCATGCGGCCGTCTTCCCCGTAGGGCAGGGAGACGGCCTGGAACTGATCGGTCTCCCGGTATGGAAGTTCCTCCTGCAGGTTCATGATCGGCACGTCCGCCCGGCTGCCGTCCGAAAGACGGAAGGCCCCCTCTTCGGTGGCACTTTCCAGGAATGGGTACTTCCAGGGTGCTTTGAAATAGACGGCATTCAGCAGATACAGCACTAGATCCCCGCTGAGCGGCGCCTGTACGATCTCCTCGATCTTGCCGTTCGTCTGCCGTTTCACCCAGTCGTTCATGCGGTCTGCAGAAGCATCATCGCCCGCATCGATCTCCTCTGACGCCGCAAGATAATAGGAGCTCAGCACGTCCTTGAACGGCTGCTGGAGCGTGAACCCGTCATTGACCCAGACGGAATTGGCCATCGTCAGAGTGAAACTGTCATTATTCTGCAGCCGGTCGAGCAGCGAGGCGTTCGCCCGGTTGAGCGAGTCTTCATCCAATCCGGATGCCTGCATGGCCGCAAGGATGCCAGCCCGCGTTTCTCCGTCCGCTCCGTTCTGCAGCATCGACAGCGCCGCCAGCAGGCTGACCGGCGAGACGAACACATTGCCGTCGTCATCCGCTTCTGCGCGTTCCAGCAGCTGCCGGGACAGCGCCATCGATGGATCAGCCAGCTGACGGTAGTCGTCCTGTCCGAACTCCCCGCTGATCTTGTCTGTCATCTCTTCTTCCTCTTCTCCATCGGGTGCCGGCGCCTGCACCGTCCCGCACGCCGTCAGCAGGAGCGCAGCGCCAAGCAGAGCGGCCGCAATCCCTTTTTTCCGCATATCATCATCCCCTTTACACCATCAGACGGCTGTCCGGCGGATCCGTTACAGATCTTCCTCAAACGGCCATCCCGGCAGCATGCGGTTCAAAAGCTTGTCCTCACGCTTGCCGAGGACGTATTCCGCCTGCAGGATCGTATGGATCTCGCGGGTGCCTTCGTAGATGACGGGTGCTTTCGAGTTGCGCAGGTAACGGGCGACGGGATAGTCGTCCGAGTAGCCGTAAGCGCCGTGGATCTGGAAGGCGTCTTATCCCACAAGTTTTTTCACTCCCTCTTCCATTGGCAGTGAAAAAGACCGCCATTCCTGCCAGAACAGCGATCTCTCTATATCATTTTTAAACGAAAAGTATATTCTCTCATGGCGAATAGGCCAGCACACCTGGCGTTATGAAGCAAACTTGACCTCATAAAGCAAGTAGTTCCATACTTGCTCAATGTCACGGGGTGGGAACATTTTATTCTTGCGTTCATTCCATTGCTGTACGGATTGAACAACAAACGCTTTATCTGTTGCTTTTGATGCATTTTCTTTCAGCACCCAGTGAACGGTTGCCAGAAGTTCCATGTCATAAGGGGTTTCGAATCCATATATTAAGTCAGAGACCCGATCCAAATTGAACTTTGCGTCCGGATGATTCTTCAAAAATTCTTCCGCTTCCTCTATAGCACCTTCCAGCAGATAGATTTCAGCCCCTGCTGTGCGATCCCCATATCCTCTGATCCAATGACCTTCCATGTCTTGCAGGACATGATTGAGCGCTTCTGCATAGGGACCGAAACGATTCTTTTCGAACTGTAGTTTCGGCAGTGTCCCTGCTTCATGCAAGAAATACGCGAGTTTCTGTACTTCCAATAACGACATCCGATAGCCCGGACCCGCATACTGTTCCATGGCGCTGATCAGCAAGGCCCTTCCCAATGTCATGTTAGGCCGTTTCGTCCTAATTACCATCCGATCCAACGGAGGTGCGCCTGCTGGTTCATACAAATGGACTTCAATAGAAAGAGGCGCCAAGGCTTCCACGATAGCAGTCCGAACAACCGGCCACTCTAATCCGCCATTTCCACAGCCTAACGGGGGAATGGCAATCGACTGAAGGTTCAGCTCTTGAATAATTTGCACCAAATCGCGAAGACCTTCCTGTATATACGTAAGCTCAGAAGGATTACGCCAATGCTTTTTTGTCGGAAAGTTGATGACATACTTAGGGGCGGCTAACCCATGGACTGGAACTACATGCATTCTCCCCACTCGAACCTGACCGGCCTTACAATCCTTCGCATACTGTTTAAATACATCCGGAAAGGCTTGTTTAAACTGCAAGGCGATTCCTTTCCCCATGACACCTACTGTATTTACCGTATTTACATAAGCTTCAGCCTGATCTTCCAGTAAGTTCCCCTGCATTGAACGGATCATTCCTCCACCTCCTAATAGTAGAACTGTCTTCGGACGGCAACCGGTAATGTACTGCCAGCCCCGTGTAATAAATATTCCAACTTCACCTTCGCTCGTTCATCGAAAACTGCAAATCCTAAACAAGCTGAAAGAGGGACTTCCTGATAGACAAGGAATTCTGCTTGCCGCCTGGCTTTTCTATTCATGTCCTCGTCTATATCATGCCAATAAACGGAGGTCATCACTTGCCAATCGACTTGGTCCAAATGGATTGGATCTGTATAGAAGTTCGTTAAACGTCTGATGGCATGTGCATCTGTAAACACGAAATCCAGCTCGTTCCGTTGAACAGTTGAGATACTTGTCATGAAATATACCACGTCTTCTTGTGAAATTTGCTGTTTGTATAAGTAGTACAACATAGGCGAGCGTGCTGCAAAGTAGAATGGGACATAGTCGTGCAGGACTCCACCTTTGCCAACAGGGATCTTCGTTCTGTTTCTTCGTGCTTGAACGTCCTGATTGGCAATATCCTGATGCTGCAGCTGATTCATCTGCATTGCTGCATGTGACTGCAATCCTCCACTTTCTAGAATGGAAGGCAGATTGCTGATGTGTGTTAAATGATAGAGGAGCTGATTATCCGCCACATCCGTCACTCCGTTCATTCGTTTCATACTTGTAGTTTATCACATTCTTCCTAGTATCAATAGCTGCACAGAACGGCTGTCAAGTAACAAGACTTCCCGTGATATAGATAGGATCAGTGACCGACAGCATCAAAACTGCCGCAATGGAGAAAAAGATCGCTATCCATAGGGGGACAGCGACCTTTACATCATGAGACGGCTGTCCGGCGGATCCGTCACAGAAACTCCTCAAACGGCCACCCCGGCAGCATGCGGTTCAAGGGCTTATCCCCGCGCTTGCCGAGGACGTATTCCGCCTGCATGATCGTATGGATCTCGCGGGTGCCTTCGTAGATGACGGGTGCTTTCGAGTTGCGCAGGTAACGGGCGACGGGATAGTCGTCCGAGTAGCCGTAGGCGCCGTGGATCTGGAAAGCGTCGTCCGCCGCCCGGTTTGCGAAGTCGCACGCCTGCCATTTGGCGAGGGATGTTTCCCGCGTGTTGCGGCGGCCGGCATTTTTCAGTTCGCCGGCACGGTACACGAGCAACCGGCTCATCTGATAGCCCGCCTCCATGTTGGCGATCATGCGCTGGACGAGCTGGTGGTCGCCGATCGGCTTGCCGAACGTATGCCGTTCCTCGCAGTATGCGGTGCTCGCTTCAAGGCACACGCTGATGAGACCGACCGCGCCGGCCGCGACGGTGAAGCGGCCGTTGTCGAGTGCCGACATGGCGATCTTGAACCCTTCGCCTTCTTCGCCGAGCCGGTTCGCTGCCGGAATCCGCACGTCCTCGAAGAACAGCTCACCCGTGTTGCCGGCCCTGATGCCGTATTTATTCGCAATTGCCTTGGATGAAAACCCGGGACGCGTGCGTTCGACGATGAACGCCGAGATGCCGTGGTGCTTTTTCGTTTTGTCGGTATAGGCGAAGACGAGGAAATGATCCGCCTGGTCGCACAGTGAAATCCACGTCTTCTGGCCATTCAGGATATACTCATCGCCATCCCGCACGGCGGTCGAGGCGAGGGCGGCTACATCGGAGCCCGCCCCCGGCTCGGTCAGTCCATAGGCGCCGATCTTCTCGCCTTTCGCCTGCGGTACGAGGAATTTCCGCTTCTGTTCCTCAGTCCCCCACTGCAGCAAGGTCAGTGAATTCAAGCCGGTATGCACCGAGACCGCCGTGCGGAACGCCGTATCCCCGCGTTCCAGCTCCTCACACAGGATGGCGAGCGAATTGTAGTCGAGCCCGCTGCCGCCGTACTGTTCCGGGATGCAGGAGCCCATGAAGCCGAGGTCTGCGAAATCCTTCCATACTTGCGGATCGAATCCGCCTGCGCGTTCCCAGTCTGCAATGTTCGGGATGATCTGTTCATCGACATAGCGGCGTGCCGTCTGCCGCAGGAGCTGCTGATCTTCTGTGAATGTGAAGTCCATTCCGCGCACGTCCTCTCTGTGAGTTTACAAGGATGCTTCGCCGGTCAGTACGTTCTCATCGATGATAACCCCGCGTTTTTTCATCTCTTCGATATACAGGTGCCCCGGCACGATACATTCCGGCGGGTGGACGCCGCGCTTCGTGATGTCACCGGTTCCGATCATCTGGGCGACGACGGAGATCGTATTCGCGGTCGCAAGCGCCATCGCCGTTTCGTTCATCTCCATGTCCTTCGTGACGGTCATGTTGTATTCGTAGGTCGCCGGCATACCGGATGCTTCCCCGCTGACGAGAACCCGCAGCAGCACAGCGTCCTTCTTGTCGCCGAGCAGCAGCTGCGGCGTCAGATGGGCGCGCATGACATCGCGGACACGAAGCGGCTTCCCATCGACCTGGATGACGGATTCCCGTGACAGCAGCCCAAGATCGACGAGCAGCTGAAACTTCTCCGCGTGCCCCGGATAGCGGAGCGTCTTGTACTCGAGCGTGCGGACGTCCGGGAAGGAGCCGAGCAGTGTCGATGTGCCGCCGGACGTATGGAACGCTTCCATCGGGCCGAAACCGTCGAATTCGATCGTCTCGATTTCGGATAGCGACGGCAGCTCGATGATTTCGCCTTCGCGGATGACGCGTGACGGGTCGGTGTAATGGTCGAAGACACCTTCGAGCGAGAATACGATATTGTAATTGAGCGGCGGTTCAGGTTCGGCCGGCACCCCGCCGACGTACAGCTTGATCGACTCCACGGTGTCGAGTTTGTCCGCACCGTAACCTGCGAGGATGTTGATCATCCCCGGGGCGACCCCGAGGTCCGGGATGACCGTGACGCCTTTCGCCTGTGCAGCTTCGTCCATCGCGAGCACGGCATCCGTCGCACCGCCGATGTGGCCGCCGAGATCGACATAGTGGACGCCCGCTTCGATGGCGAGCCGGGCTGCGGTTTCATTGAACGTATAGAACAGGGCATTGATGACGACGTCGCCGAGCGCAATGACCTCGCTCAGCTGGAGTTCGTTCCGCGCATCGAGCACGAGGATGCTCAGCTTGTCGGACAGCAGGTCGTCCGCGAAGTTCTCCGCTTTCCGCACGTCCTGATCCGCCAGATAGACCGCTGTGACCGCATCCTGCTTCACCAGATCCCGCACCGCTTCTTTTCCCATGAGTCCCGCTCCGAGTACGACGACTTTCATGCAATCAGCCCCCTATTAGTTATTGTCGATCTGTGCCCGCTGCAATGTGCCGCTGAAATCCACATAGATGCTCTTCCACTCCGTGAACACGTCGAGCGCCGCCACGCCCGAATCGCGGTGGCCGTTTCCGGTCCCTTTTGTCCCGCCGAACGGCAGATGGATCTCCGCGCCGGTCGTGCCGGCATTGACGTAGACGATCCCCGTGTCAAGATCGCGCTGCGCCTGGAAGATCTTATTGACATCCCGTGAGAAGATTGAGCTCGACAGCCCGTATTTGACACCGTTGTTAACGTCGATTGCCTCTTCCAGACTGTTCACTTCGATCAGTGAAATGACCGGACCGAAGATCTCTTCCTGCGCGAGACGGCTGTCCGCCTTGACGTCCGTGAACAGGGTCGGTTCGAAGTAATGACCGCCTGTATAATGGCCTTCTGTCAGCTGGCTGCCGCCTGCGAGCAGTGTCGCACCCTCTTCTTTCCCGACACCGACGTAGTACTGGATCTTCTCGATCGATTTTTCATTGATGACCGGCCCGATTTTGACGGATTCATCCGTTCCGTTGCCGATCGTGAGGGTTTTCATTGACTCGAGCAGTTTCTGTTCGAGCTCTTCCTTGATGGCGGAATGCGCGATGACCCGGCTGCAGGCGGTGCAGCGCTGGCCGGCTGTTCCATACGCGCTCCAGAGGATGCCTTCGACGGCGAGGTCGAGATCGGCGTCATCCATGACGATGATGGCGTTCTTGCCGCCCATCTCGAGTGACACTTTCTTCAGGTGACGGCCGCCGAGTTCCGCGACATGGCGGCCGGTTTCCGTGGAGCCGGTGAACGAGATGACGCGCACGTCGGGATGTTCGATCATCGCCGTGCCGACGGTGCCTCCGCTGCCGAAGACGATGTTGGCGACCCCTGCCGGCAGACCGGCCTCTTCAAAGATGAGTGCCATTTCGTATGCCATCATCGGCGTTTCGGTCGCCGGTTTCCAGAGGAACGTGTTGCCCGCGACGATCGCCGGGAATGATTTCCATGTCGCGATGGCCACCGGGAAGTTCCATGGGGTGATCAGACCGACGACCCCGATCGGCGCCCGGACACTCATCGCGAACTTGTTGTCGAGCTCGGACGGCACTGTTTCACCGAACAGCCGGCGGCCTTCACCTGCCATGTAATACGCCATGTCGATTCCTTCCTGCACTTCACCACGCGCTTCTTCGATGACTTTGCCCATTTCCTTCGTCAGTGTTTGTGCGAGATGCTCCTTCTTCTCCACCATGAGCCGGCCGATTTCATACAAGTAATCCGCCCGCTTCGGCGCCGGCACACGCGCCCACTTTTTCTGCGCGGCTTTCGCGGCGGCGACTGCCTTGTCCACGTCATCTGCTGTCGACAGCCGGACTTCCGCCAGCTTGTCCCCATTAGCCGGATTCAGGACATCGGTATACTCCGCCCCTCCGTCAGTTTCCCAGTTTCCGTTGATATAGTTGTTCAGTTTCATAGCTGCCTGTCCCCTTTCTTATGCGGTTTGCAAACCCTTACATACTGTATTCGACAGCCAGCCCGGTTCTCCTTTCAGGGAGTCCGATTCGCTGTCCGGCTGGCTGCGCCGCACTTCGTGAACACAGTGACCAGTGTATGAGCGGCCGGTCCGGACTATGCGCCGATTGCCTGAGTTGGTGCACAAAAAAACGCGGAGCGCAGCGGAGCT comes from Sporosarcina trichiuri and encodes:
- a CDS encoding serpin family protein, coding for MRKKGIAAALLGAALLLTACGTVQAPAPDGEEEEEMTDKISGEFGQDDYRQLADPSMALSRQLLERAEADDDGNVFVSPVSLLAALSMLQNGADGETRAGILAAMQASGLDEDSLNRANASLLDRLQNNDSFTLTMANSVWVNDGFTLQQPFKDVLSSYYLAASEEIDAGDDASADRMNDWVKRQTNGKIEEIVQAPLSGDLVLYLLNAVYFKAPWKYPFLESATEEGAFRLSDGSRADVPIMNLQEELPYRETDQFQAVSLPYGEDGRMRMDVYVPKEGTAAEDFPAFLTAEQRNGWQDAKTRPGTVLLPKFSLSYEVELNEVLSTIGMQRAFGSDAELGRLVEEEKDKLYVSSVLQKTYLSVDEAGTEAAAVTSTSVDVTSAPLAEPFTLKADRPFLIEIRDRDSGLVLFAGKIGNPVQEK
- the darG gene encoding type II toxin-antitoxin system antitoxin DNA ADP-ribosyl glycohydrolase DarG, with the protein product MIRSMQGNLLEDQAEAYVNTVNTVGVMGKGIALQFKQAFPDVFKQYAKDCKAGQVRVGRMHVVPVHGLAAPKYVINFPTKKHWRNPSELTYIQEGLRDLVQIIQELNLQSIAIPPLGCGNGGLEWPVVRTAIVEALAPLSIEVHLYEPAGAPPLDRMVIRTKRPNMTLGRALLISAMEQYAGPGYRMSLLEVQKLAYFLHEAGTLPKLQFEKNRFGPYAEALNHVLQDMEGHWIRGYGDRTAGAEIYLLEGAIEEAEEFLKNHPDAKFNLDRVSDLIYGFETPYDMELLATVHWVLKENASKATDKAFVVQSVQQWNERKNKMFPPRDIEQVWNYLLYEVKFAS
- the darT gene encoding type II toxin-antitoxin system toxin DNA ADP-ribosyl transferase DarT: MADNQLLYHLTHISNLPSILESGGLQSHAAMQMNQLQHQDIANQDVQARRNRTKIPVGKGGVLHDYVPFYFAARSPMLYYLYKQQISQEDVVYFMTSISTVQRNELDFVFTDAHAIRRLTNFYTDPIHLDQVDWQVMTSVYWHDIDEDMNRKARRQAEFLVYQEVPLSACLGFAVFDERAKVKLEYLLHGAGSTLPVAVRRQFYY
- a CDS encoding acyl-CoA dehydrogenase family protein — protein: MDFTFTEDQQLLRQTARRYVDEQIIPNIADWERAGGFDPQVWKDFADLGFMGSCIPEQYGGSGLDYNSLAILCEELERGDTAFRTAVSVHTGLNSLTLLQWGTEEQKRKFLVPQAKGEKIGAYGLTEPGAGSDVAALASTAVRDGDEYILNGQKTWISLCDQADHFLVFAYTDKTKKHHGISAFIVERTRPGFSSKAIANKYGIRAGNTGELFFEDVRIPAANRLGEEGEGFKIAMSALDNGRFTVAAGAVGLISVCLEASTAYCEERHTFGKPIGDHQLVQRMIANMEAGYQMSRLLVYRAGELKNAGRRNTRETSLAKWQACDFANRAADDAFQIHGAYGYSDDYPVARYLRNSKAPVIYEGTREIHTIMQAEYVLGKRGDKPLNRMLPGWPFEEFL
- a CDS encoding saccharopine dehydrogenase family protein; the encoded protein is MKVVVLGAGLMGKEAVRDLVKQDAVTAVYLADQDVRKAENFADDLLSDKLSILVLDARNELQLSEVIALGDVVINALFYTFNETAARLAIEAGVHYVDLGGHIGGATDAVLAMDEAAQAKGVTVIPDLGVAPGMINILAGYGADKLDTVESIKLYVGGVPAEPEPPLNYNIVFSLEGVFDHYTDPSRVIREGEIIELPSLSEIETIEFDGFGPMEAFHTSGGTSTLLGSFPDVRTLEYKTLRYPGHAEKFQLLVDLGLLSRESVIQVDGKPLRVRDVMRAHLTPQLLLGDKKDAVLLRVLVSGEASGMPATYEYNMTVTKDMEMNETAMALATANTISVVAQMIGTGDITKRGVHPPECIVPGHLYIEEMKKRGVIIDENVLTGEASL
- a CDS encoding aldehyde dehydrogenase family protein, which encodes MKLNNYINGNWETDGGAEYTDVLNPANGDKLAEVRLSTADDVDKAVAAAKAAQKKWARVPAPKRADYLYEIGRLMVEKKEHLAQTLTKEMGKVIEEARGEVQEGIDMAYYMAGEGRRLFGETVPSELDNKFAMSVRAPIGVVGLITPWNFPVAIATWKSFPAIVAGNTFLWKPATETPMMAYEMALIFEEAGLPAGVANIVFGSGGTVGTAMIEHPDVRVISFTGSTETGRHVAELGGRHLKKVSLEMGGKNAIIVMDDADLDLAVEGILWSAYGTAGQRCTACSRVIAHSAIKEELEQKLLESMKTLTIGNGTDESVKIGPVINEKSIEKIQYYVGVGKEEGATLLAGGSQLTEGHYTGGHYFEPTLFTDVKADSRLAQEEIFGPVISLIEVNSLEEAIDVNNGVKYGLSSSIFSRDVNKIFQAQRDLDTGIVYVNAGTTGAEIHLPFGGTKGTGNGHRDSGVAALDVFTEWKSIYVDFSGTLQRAQIDNN